One window of Vespa velutina chromosome 2, iVesVel2.1, whole genome shotgun sequence genomic DNA carries:
- the LOC124947260 gene encoding laminin subunit alpha isoform X2: MPIPAISKILLCRINLFVDVSTIHVDLNVQHVVKVLNRRNGNNLRLLKNLCANHLSLDIHGNYEGGGVCKNCRDNTEGINCNQCKPKFYRPENKPFNATDVCQPCNCDFFYSTGNCADATGKCECRKEFTPPHCDTCNHGYFGYPNCRECECHLQGTNGYHCEAKDGPCPCKTNYAGHYCNLCAESYYNFPECLPCECNSLGSLNNVCDVVSGNCTCKNNYGGRTCSICEDGYFNYPSCTYCNCDARGTKQGICDKSDGVCLCKEGYGGSRCDQCINGYYGYPNCRPCNCSLIGSSSISCDSIGKCSCLANFAGKTCDQCSPGYYMYPECIACNCDSHGAIGVSCDTEGKCQCRENFDGSRCNQCKEGFYNFPTCEGCNCDPAGIVETFQGCGSLPAGELCQCKDRVEGRICNKCKPLYWNLQPHNTEGCEECQCNIPGVIGSIGECDVKSGQCICKPGVTDRSCTRCIDGTYNLQENNLFGCSDCNCDIGGSVSSICDKQTGQCQCQPRVTGLTCKEPLKAHYFPTLHQFQYEVEDGRTSSNSQVRYGFLEEYFPGYSWKGYAVFSALQDEIIQNVYIYKSSLYRMVIRYVNPNNEPILGTIKITPDSPVEVEQQFKVQFKPTTKPSFVTVAGIHDNHPSPMVMNPGHWTVSIANKKTLFVDYFVLLPSEYYEATILTQDVNIPCKVGYKELCRHYGYPNLMNFDSVRGAGGFLNENNIRIPLTEYFSDKDTLREIDVDEMPLINDSQEEIHFELRISKPGPHVLIITYVTSMEDSETSVLLIEANTIGKGKVTLYPCKYTSICRQVVTDTYDRVAVMNFQSNYVSIVLTGEPTSNIAIHSIVAIPYHRWSLDYIKPRSICVRKNGKCVQGFFPGAADSKKIEFESNNAVLEVGSRPSGIFDNATKLIYLNDKDAMVDIHAKVAEPGEYVFIVQYYQPDHPEFELDVLVQNGKFYEAKVSVPHCPSNSGCRSIVQQVDGNTRFQLIENFVITFKESSGNGIWLDYILVVPADQYNSKILTKIQFDQTKEFLKKCGNNHFYVNVTEEGFCKDSIFSLTANYNNHALPCNCDIYGTTSFECEKFGGQCPCKPNIIGRRCEICKTGYYGFPNCRTCACPSSVLCRPGTGECICPTRVTGERCHLCEPGTYGFDPIVGCEECNCSFLGVVDGNMQCDLFNGNCSCKENVVGRQCDKCIPGYSQFPHCEKCDCDVRGTTLDICDQYTAECFCKENVQGSACDVCKEGTFNIQASNEEGCTKCFCFGKTTRCASASLYRTHILDMNNWELVVQNENTGNLTFLTTIPQEINSTSIVIGLTTNDTFENVVYFAAPASYLGKKLTSYGGFLNYTVSYDTGPFGKAVSAADVILQGADTVLFFYGDEQPLSFTNFAGSVELIEANFFTPNRLSVTREQIMVVLENLQGIYIRATYWNPSIIASLSYVTIDVTTEQYSAQYSVPASSVEQCQCPPNYQGLSCEECAPGYYRVQSGPYGGYCVRCQCNGHAETCDVNTGVCHNCKNGTKGDHCEFCQQGYYGNATIGTPSDCLICACPLPTASNNFASDCEVNEEGNKISCNCLPGYYGARCETCIAGYYGNPEVYGDFCKPCECSGNIDTNQVDSCDSITGECLHCLNNTYGQACNYCAPGYFGDAVERKDCQSCSCNECGMEHCDSHNGQCYCQENVVGEQCDQCEENHYGFDSCEGCKPCDCDVASDSKQCDEKTGQCQCKPGVTGRKCDQCTPGYWNFGPDGCTSCGCNTGYSVGVSCNTTTGQCTCLPGVIGEKCDHCPYRHVLIPGQGCFACDSCTGDLLDVTDILSGFLNPVFEEYNMVAESYFTNQRLKFINDTVNDFHSEVMLLDPKRINFLPLQQNLSRLGQEVSSQKRHIDYAAEDSIKWKHGAQNTLNDMNVLEEDVIREINLVNFIVSEVQSLASNIELRPGGKIENTVRKTEEILKKIKEVSFVNFRDKAIDQADQANILVSEMLQYNSPVNNLTSMASDLNDKIQNISTKMDDLLKITGKAKALAADVEDLNEDNRIAAESGNFDIVKNITLEAEEDLKAGEQLNKKASQLLDETNTNIDILESNTLQQVVMRLNDTILQNDEMLNDLKDSLQKAHDHAESLYSHSLELDNLLTDTRNTNAVRAVSAYRDIEMAIQVANYTALNAVYAAKNATASSSRIEEKIRSSRDQSADLLASAEIVFEKTDGKSEGILQIAQTKETFTDSQNENNKELLDYIDKVLLNIPSQSSSAAHNAVDEVIKTVANITNAIQSINGTIDNIPNDLKKTKQLTKDTSESIRDISQAKKQLDVVNKIVPNINNFLNNLSKNQKAMEGTGNDLQSKIDVLKNKIANARELADRFKTGLTFYRNTTLELKNPESLPLLATSSKISLYFRTNKTNGFLFYLGNEEKIKLPRAKTHDFMALLIESGYPVLILDLGSGPTKVISNKFVSDNIWRQIIIDRTGKNVKLIVREDIGEGRDKEYETEKVLPGAYSIFNVDQEHSKLFVGGYPSSFNIQDAVTASSFEGEMEELVIGDIPVSFWNFVDGENNREDAMERDKLINFQPSTGYRFDKHGYAILSKRNSQISSDSRKFSIKLNFKTFADDGLIYLMGKGKQFLSLEMRDGQVLYQYDLDDGEISLKSLDKFNDGNWHNLEALRFEKIGVLKIDGKMVARDEAKGNTKTLLSLDYIYFGGYPPNAKHPYKPVTNDGFEGCIDDVVILDTSIDLSSNIQAFGVMPGCPVRFASLVSFEDNMPGYVKWNNVSASNFLQINLKFKTLANDGLIFYVTNPDQTSTSYMALVDGVLIFKSQGEELRTDPTEIKFNDNEWHVVTATHNESSLRLDIDDIKNYSTDSPPPSLHILYGDLYIGGIPILFQGSQNNARTPFVGCIGDATLNGIIINFANTTEKLHAFLGKCKGGEQSPIAPVDEPEVNVWIPLLPTESPDDTTEGATQINVVDIELEKEDEDEEPTLEGRGHHIEITTETIITSTPKPILPQTVDQCHLPYYPATDPDLENEWRFGTTNNSRLEYRSLNGRYRDYYDFQINIKTMSDNGIVFFASDLSKQDVIALYILDGKIHHKFDCGSGPAVLISDKQINDNQWHYIAFKRNKQIGQLSVDNETPIIGSSQGHTETINVNPPFFVGGVLPELFSATQSRIGLSTMFSGCLSNFMMNGQSVGEPTMKVGVIPCSKRIEPGLFFFPGNGSNLFKAMDRFTVGRTMDIQMDIKPRTTSGHLLSVHGKRDYLVLEMINGTVKFLVKTTKGSIETSFEPSKSNSLCDGNWHNVRAVKQKNAVLLSVDHKAAPIGIGGKNVAAVLSKHPIFIGGHPMLGRRLRGSTSQSQYVGCINNVYINLNSIHLGPERAYGRVIAGVCPTI; encoded by the exons ATGCCGATACCTGCGATATCCAAGATCCTACTGTGCCGAATAAACTTGTTTGTAGATGTCAGCACAATACATGTGGACCTCAATGTACAACATGTTGTAAAGGTTTTGAACAGAAGAAATGGCAACAATCTAcgtcttttaaaaaatttatgtgcGAAC CATTTATCTCTGGATATACATGGAAACTATGAAGGTGGTGGAGTATGTAAAAACTGTAGGGATAATACGGAAGGTATCAACTGTAATCAATGTAAACCGAAATTTTATAGACCAGAAAATAAACCTTTCAATGCTACTGATGTATGCCAAC CCTGCAACtgtgatttcttttattcgactGGAAATTGTGCTGATGCTACTGGTAAATGTGAATGTCGCAAGGAATTTACCCCACCTCATTGTGATACCTGTAATCATGGATACTTTGGATATCCTAATTGCCGCGAATGTGAATGTCATTTACAAGGAACCAATGGATATCATTGTGAAGCAAAGGATGGTCCTTGTCCTTGTAAAACAAACTATGCAGGTCACTACTGTAACCTATGTGCAGAAAGCTATTATAATTTTCCTGAATGCTTAC cTTGTGAATGCAATTCACTTGGTTCCCTGAACAATGTCTGTGATGTTGTTTCTGGAAATTGtacttgtaaaaataattatggtGGAAGAACTTGTAGTATCTGCGAAGACGGTTATTTCAATTATCCTTCGTGCACAT attGTAACTGTGACGCAAGAGGTACAAAACAAGGAATTTGTGATAAGAGTGATGGCGTATGCTTGTGCAAAGAAGGCTATGGTGGTAGTAGGTGCGATCAGTGTATCAATGGATATTATGGATATCCTAACTGTAGACCATGTAACTGCAGTTTGATCGGTTCTTCTTCAATTAGTTGTGACAGTATAGGAAAATGTTCATGCCTTGCCAACTTTGCAGGAAAGACATGTGATCAATGTAGTCCAGGATATTATATGTATCCAGAATGTATAG CTTGCAATTGTGATAGTCATGGAGCAATTGGTGTATCCTGTGATACAGAAGGCAAATGTCAGTGCAGAGAAAACTTTGATGGATCAAGATGTAATCAGTGTAAAGAGggcttttataattttccaaCTTGTGAAGGATGTAATTGTGATCCAGCAGGTATTGTTGAAACTTTTCAAGGATGTGGTAGTTTACCAGCAGGAGAACTTTGCCAATGTAAGGATCGTGTAGAAGGtagaatttgtaataaatgtaaacCTTTATATTGGAATTTACAACCGCATAATACAGAAGGATGTGAAG aatgcCAATGTAACATTCCGGGTGTTATTGGAAGTATTGGAGAATGTGATGTGAAAAGTGGACAGTGTATTTGTAAACCTGGAGTGACTGATAGAAGTTGCACTCGATGCATTGATGGAACTTATAATCTTCAAGAGAACAATTTATTTGGTTGTTCCg ATTGCAATTGTGATATTGGTGGATCAGTCAGTTCTATTTGTGACAAACAAACTGGACAATGTCAATGTCAGCCTCGTGTAACGGGTTTAACATGTAAAGAACCTTTAAAAGCACATTATTTTCCTACTCTTCATCAATTTCAATATGAAGTAGAAGATGGCAGAACTTCTAGTAACAGTCAAGTACGATATGGTTTCTTAGAAGAGTATTTCCCAGGTTATAGTTGGAAGGGATATGCTGTATTTTCTGCTCTACAAGACGAAATTATccaaaatgtttatatatataaatcttctttATACCGTATGGTTATACGGTATGTAAACCCTAACAATGAACCAATTCTTGGAACTATTAAAATTACACCAGATAGTCCTGTCGAAGTGGAACAACAATTTAAAGTTCAATTTAAGCCTACGACGAAGCCATCGTTCGTTACAGTTGCAGGGATTCATGATAATCACCCTTCACCTATGGTGATGAATCCTGGGCATTGGACTGTTAGTATTGCTAATAAAAAAACTCTTTTCGTAGACTATTTCGTTCTATTACCTTCAGAATATTATGAAGCAACTATTTTAACCCAAGATGTTAATATACCTTGTAAAGTTGGTTACAAAGAGCTCTGCCGTCATTATGGATATCCCAACTTGATGAATTTTGATTCTGTTCGCGGGGCAGGAGGTTTCCTCAATGAGAACAACATAAGAATACCGTTAACAGAATATTTCTCAGATAAGGATACTCTTAGAGAGATTGATGTAGATGAAATGCCGCTTATAAATGATAGTCAAGAAGAAATTCACTTTGAACTTAGAATATCTAAACCAGGCCCACATGTGCTTATTATAACATATGTTACCTCTATGGAAGATAGTGAGACTTCTGTATTGTTGATTGAAGCAAACACCATCGGCAAAGGCAAAGTTACGCTTTATCCCTGCAAATATACAAGTATTTGTCGACAAGTAGTAACTGATACATATGATAGAGTGGCTGTTATGAACTTTCAGTCAAATTATGTAAGCATAGTCTTAACTGGAGAACCCACTTCAAATATTGCGATTCATTCAATTGTTGCTATTCCATATCATCGCTGGTCCTTAGATTATATAAAACCAAGATCTATTTGTGTTCGAAAAAATGGTAAATGTGTACAAGGATTTTTCCCTGGTGCAGCCGAttctaaaaaaattgaatttgaatCTAATAATGCAGTTCTTGAAGTGGGTAGTCGGCCATCTGGTATTTTTGATAATGCTACAAAActaatttatttgaatgatAAAGATGCAATGGTAGATATTCATGCAAAAGTTGCTGAACCTGGAGAATACGTTTTCATTGTACAATATTATCAACCAGATCATCCAGAGTTTGAGTTGGATGTTCTAGTACAAAATGGAAAGTTTTATGAAGCAAAAGTTTCTGTGCCTCATTGTCCTAGTAACAGTGGTTGTCGTAGTATTGTTCAACAAGTAGATGGTAATACTCGATTTcagttaattgaaaattttgtgATTACATTCAAAGAAAGCAGTGGAAATGGTATTTGGTTGGATTATATTTTGGTCGTACCTGCAGACcaatataatagtaaaatcCTGACAAAAATACAATTTGATCAGACTAAGGAATTCCTTAAAAAGTGTGGTAATAATCATTTCTATGTAAATGTAACAGAAGAAGGATTTTGTAAAGATTCCATTTTTTCATTGACTGCTAATTACAATAATCACGCTTTACCTTGTAATTGTGACATTTATGGTACAACTAGTTTTGAATGTGAAAAGTTTGGAGGACAATGTCCCTGTAAACCTAATATTATTGGTAGAAGATGTGAGATTTGTAAAACAGGATATTATGGATTTCCTAATTGCAGAACTTGTGCTTGTCCTAGTTCAGTGCTTTGTAGGCCTGGAACTG GTGAGTGTATTTGTCCTACAAGAGTCACAGGTGAACGTTGTCATCTATGTGAACCAGGCACCTATGGATTTGATCCTATAGTTGGATGTGAAGAATgtaattgttcttttcttgGTGTGGTCGATGGTAATATGCAATGTGATTTGTTTAATGGCAACTGTAGCTGTAAAGAAAATGTGGTTGGAAGACAATGTGATAAATGCATACCTGGATATTCACAATTTCCTCACTGTGAAAAATGTGACTGTGATGTACGAGGAACAACATTGGATATATGCGATCAGTATACAGCTGAATGTTTCTGTAAAGAAAATGTTCAAGGTTCTGCTTGTGATGTTTGTAAAGAAGGAACCTTTAACATTCAAGCAAGCAATGAAGAAGGCTGCACAAAATGCTTTTGTTTTGGAAAGACAACACGTTGTGCTTCTGCAAGTCTCTACAGGACTCATATTCTGGATATGAACAACTGGGAGCTTGTtgtacaaaatgaaaatactggaaatttaacatttttaacaaCAATACCtcaagaaattaattcaacTTCTATAGTCATTGGTCTAACGACTAATGACACATTTGAAAATGTTGTGTACTTTGCAGCTCCTGCCAGTTATCTTGGCAAAAAGTTGACTTCATATGGtggatttttaaattatactgTAAGCTATGATACTGGACCCTTTGGAAAAGCAGTAAGTGCAGCTGATGTGATTCTTCAAGGAGCAGATacagttctctttttttatggtGATGAACAACcactttcttttacaaattttgCTGGATCTGTCGAACTCATAGAGGCTAACTTTTTTACACCAAATCGTTTAAGTGTTACTAGAGAACAGATTATGGTAGTTCTTGAAAATCTTCaaggtatatatattcgaGCAACATATTGGAACCCTAGTATCATTGCATC gTTATCTTATGTTACCATTGATGTTACAACAGAACAATACTCAGCTCAGTATAGTGTTCCAGCCAGTAGTGTGGAGCAATGTCAATGCCCACCAAATTATCAAGGATTATCTTGTGAAGAATGTGCTCCAGGATATTATAGAGTACAATCAGGTCCTTATGGAGGATATTGCGTACGGTGTCAATGTAATGGTCATGCAGAAACTTGTGATGTGAATACCGGCGTGTGCCAT AATTGTAAAAATGGTACTAAAGGCGATCATTGTGAATTTTGCCAACAAGGCTATTATGGGAATGCAACTATTGGTACTCCTTCAGACTGTTTAATTTGTGCTTGTCCACTTCCTACTGCATCAAATAATTTTGCATCTGATTGTGAAGTAAATGAAGAAGGTAACAAGATTAGCTGCAATTGTCTTCCTGGTTATTATGGTGCACGATGCGAAACTTGCATTGCCGGATATTATGGAAATCCAGAAGTCTATGGTGATTTTTGTAAACCTTGTGAATGTTCTGGTAATATTGATACCAATCAAGTTGATTCTTGTGACTCTATTACTGGAGAATGCTTACATTGTTTGAACAATACATATGGACAAGCTTGCAATTATTGTGCACCTGGATATTTCGGTGATGCAGTGGAAAGGAAAGATTGTCAAAGTTGTTCATGTAATGAATGTGGAATGGAGCATTGTGATAGCCATAATGGACAATGCTATTGTCAAGAAAATGTTGTCGGTGAACAATGTGATCAATGTGAAGAAAATCATTACGGATTTGATTCTTGCGAAGGTTGTAAGCCTTGCGACTGTGATGTTGCTTCAGATAGTAAACAATGTGATGAAAAAACTGGTCAGTGCCAATGTAAACCTGGTGTTACTGGACGGAAATGTGATCAATGCACTCCTGGTTATTGGAATTTTGGTCCAGATGGTTGTACat CATGTGGTTGCAATACTGGATATTCTGTTGGTGTATCCTGTAACACAACTACTGGACAGTGTACATGTCTTCCTGGTGTTATTGGTGAAAAATGTGATCATTGTCCATATCGTCATGTTTTGATCCCAGGACAAGGTTGCTTTGCATGTGATTCTTGTACCGGTGATCTGCTTGATGTCACAGATATACTCTCAGGTTTTCTAAATCCAGTTTTTGAGGAATACAAT atGGTAGCTGAAAGTTATTTTACGAATCAGCgtctaaaatttattaatgatacagTGAATGACTTTCATTCAGAAGTTATGTTACTCGATCCAaagagaattaatttcttaccATTACAACAAAATTTATCGCGTCTTGGACAAGAAGTGTCCAGTCAAAAACGTCATATTGATTATGCTGCTGAAGATAGCATTAAATGGAAACACGGTGCTCAAAATACGCTTAACGATATGAATGTTTTAGAAGAAGATGTAAttcgtgaaataaatttagtCAATTTTATAGTATCTGAAGTGCAATCATTGGCTTCCAATATAGAGCTTAGACCAGGTGGTAAAATTGAAAACACTGtaagaaagacagaagaaattctgaaaaaaatcaaagaggtATCTTTTGTTAATTTCCGTGATAAAGCAATCGATCAAGCTGATCAAGCAAATATTCTCGTATCAGAAATGCTACAATATAATTCTCCAGTGAATAATCTGACTTCAATGGCATCAGATTTAAAtgacaaaatacaaaatattagtACAAAAATGGATGATTTACTTAAAATCACAGGAAAAGCTAAAGCGTTAGCAGCTGACGTTGAAGATCTTAACGAAGATAATAGAATAGCTGCAGAATCTGGAAATTTTGATAttgtgaaaaatattacgttaGAGGCTGAAGAAGATCTAAAAGCTGGTGAGCAACTTAATAAAAAAGCAAGTCAACTTTTAGACGAAACAAATAcgaatatagatattttag AGTCTAATACATTGCAACAAGTGGTAATGCGTTTAAATGATACCATTTTGCAAAATGACGAAATGCttaatgatttaaaagatTCTTTACAAAAGGCACATGATCATGCTGAATCTCTTTACAGTCATTCTTTGGAATTGGACAATCTCTTGACAGATACACGCAATACAAATGCTGTACGTGCTGTTTCTGCATATAGGGATATTGAAATGGCTATCCAAGTTGCCAACTATACTGCTCTTAATGCTGTGTATGCTGCTAAAAATGCAACGGCATCA tcttcaagaatagaagaaaaaataagaagttcTCGTGATCAATCTGCAGATTTGCTTGCCTCTGCAGAAATAGTATTTGAGAAAACTGATGGAAAATCGGAGGGAATTCTTCAGATTGCACAAACCAAGGAAACATTTACAGATTCGCAAAACGAAAACAATAAAGAATTGTTAGATTATATAGATAA AgtacttttaaatattccatCACAATCTTCATCAGCAGCTCACAATGCAGTTGATGAAGTTATTAAAACGGTAGCCAATATAACAAATGCTATTCAAAGTATAAATGGTACAATTGATAATATACCAAATGATCTTAAAAAAACTAAACAACTTACAAAGGATACGTCCGAATCGATACGAGATATTTCTCAAGCTAAGAAACAATTGGatgttgtaaataaaattgttcctaatattaataattttctaaataatttgagtaaaaatcaaaaagcaaTGGAAGGAACAGGAAATGATCTTCAAAGTAAAATTGATGTGCTAAAGAATAAGATCGCAAATGCTAGAGAATTAGCAGACAGATTTAAAACAGGTTTAACCTTCTATCGAAATACTACATTGGAATTGAAAAATCCAGAAAGCTTACCTTTACTGGCAACATCTagcaaaatttcattatatttccgTACGAATAAAACCAATggtttccttttctatcttggaaatgaagaaaaaataaaattaccaCGTGCAAAAACT cATGATTTTATGGCACTTCTAATAGAAAGCGGATATCCAGTACTTATATTAGATCTTGGTTCTGGACCAACAAAGGTCATtagtaataaatttgtatctgATAATATTTGGcgtcaaataattattgatag gactggaaaaaatgtgaaattaaTAGTACGCGAGGATATTGGCGAGggaagagataaagaatatgaaacagaaaaagtaTTACCAGGGGcttattctatatttaacGTTGATCAAGAACATTCAAAACTATTTGTAGGAGgatatccttcttcttttaatattcaagATGCAGTTACGGCATCCTCCTTTGAGGGTGAAATGGAAGAATTAGTAATCGGCGATATACCTGTTTCTTTCTGGAACTTTGTAGATGgtgaaaataatagagaagATGCTATGGAAAGGgacaaattgataaatttccaACCAAGTACAGGATATAGATTTGACAAGCATGGATATGCGATTTTAAGTAAACGAAATTCTCAAATATCATCAGATAGCAGAAAGTTcagtataaaattaaatttcaaaacaTTCGCGGATGATGGCTTAATATATCTAATGGGCAAGGGTAAACAGTTTTTGTCTTTGGAAATGAGAGATGGTCAG GTACTGTATCAGTACGATCTTGATGATGGTGAAATATCTCTAAAATCGcttgataaatttaatgatgGTAATTGGCACAATTTAGAAGCATTGAGGTTCGAAAAAATTGGTGTTCTTAAAATCGATGGTAAAATGGTTGCACGAGATGAAGCTAAGGGCAATACTAAAACTCTTCTATCCTTggattacatttattttggaGGGTATCCACCTAATGCCAAGCATCCTTATAAACCAGTTACAAATGATGGTTTCGAAGGATGTATCGATGATGTTGTTATTCTCGATACTTCAATTGATCTTAGTAGTAATATACAAGCTTTTGGAGTTATGCCTGGTTGTCCAGTTAGA ttCGCAAGTCTCGTATCTTTTGAAGATAATATGCCAGGATATGTAAAATGGAATAATGTTTCGGCGTccaattttcttcaaattaatttgaaattcaaaACATTGGCAAATGATGGtcttatattttatgtcaCTAATCCAGATCAAACATCTACAAGTTACATGGCACTGGTTGACggtgtattaatatttaaaagtcaAGGCGAAGAATTAAGGACTGATCCaactgaaataaaattcaatgataatGAGTGGCATGTTGTCACGGCGACGCATAATGAATCATCTTTAAGACTTGATattgatgatattaaaaattatagcaCCGATTCACCACCTCCATCATTACATATTCTTTATGGAGATCTTTACATTGGCGGTATACCAATATTGTTCCAAGGATCTCAAAATAATGCAAGAACACCGTTTGTCGGTTGTATTGGCGACGCTACTTTGAAtgggattattattaattttgctAACACGACAGAAAAACTTCATGCATTTTTGGGAAAATGTAAAGGCGGTGAACAATCAC CTATTGCTCCAGTTGACGAACCAGAAGTAAATGTTTGGATACCTCTGCTTCCTACAGAAAGTCCTGATGATACAACTGAAGGCGCAACACAAATTA ATGTGGTAGACATTGaattagaaaaggaagatgaagacgaagaaCCTACTTTGGAAGGACGCGGTCATCACATTGAAATAACAACTGAAACAATTATAACATCCACTCCAAAACCAATTCTACCTCAAACTGTAGACCAATGTCATTTACCTTATTATCCAGCTACTGATCCTGATCTCGAAAATGAATGGAGATTCG GTACTACAAACAATAGTCGATTGGAATATAGATCTTTAAATGGAAGATACAGAGACTATTATGATTTccaaattaacattaaaacaATGTCTGATAATGGAATTGTTTTCTTTGCCTCGGATTTAAGTAAACAAGATGTGATTGCCTTATATATTCTAGACGGAAAG aTTCATCATAAGTTTGACTGTGGAAGTGGACCAGCTGTACTTATTAgcgataaacaaataaatgataatcaaTGGCATTACATTGcttttaagagaaataaacaaatcgGACAACTTTCTGTAGATAATGAAACACCAATAATTGGCTCTTCTCAAGGACATACTGAAACTATCAATGTTAATCCACCATTCTTTGTAGGAGGTGTACTACCAGAATTGTTTAGCGCGACACAATCAAGAATA GGTTTAAGTACTATGTTCAGTGGATGTTTAAGCAATTTTATGATGAATGGTCAATCTGTTGGTGAACCTACAATGAAAGTAGGTGTAATACCATGTTCAAAACGAATAGAGCCAGGATTGTTCTTCTTCCCAGGGAATGGTAGCAATCTGTTCAAAGCAA TGGATCGATTTACCGTTGGACGTACTATGGATATACAGATGGATATCAAACCACGTACAACTTCTGGACATTTATTGTCGGTTCATGGTAAACGAGATTATCTAGTTTTGGAGATGATTAATGGTACTGTTAAATTTCTTGTTAAAACGACCAAGGGTTCTATAGAAACCTCGTTTGAACCATCCAAATCTAATTCTTTATGCGATGGTAATTGGCACAATGTCCGAg CtgtaaaacagaaaaatgcTGTACTTTTATCCGTTGATCACAAGGCCGCTCCAATAGGAATTGGTGGTAAAAACGTAGCAGCAGTTTTGTCGAAGCATCCGATATTCATCGGTGGCCATCCTATGTTGGGTAGAAGATTACGTGGCAGCACGTCACAATCTCAATACGTTGGTTGcataaataatgtatacatTAATTTGAATTCCATTCATTTGGGTCCAGAACGAGCTTATGGACGAGTCATTGCGGGCGTTTGTCCAACAATATAA